Proteins encoded by one window of Vitis vinifera cultivar Pinot Noir 40024 chromosome 10, ASM3070453v1:
- the LOC100264708 gene encoding putative germin-like protein 2-1: MAIPIFVSGLLVLCFSIIAIASDPSPLQDFCVADANSTVLLNGLACKDPKLAQASDFSFSGLQMAGNTSNAVGSRVTPVTVTQLPGLNTLGISFARVDYAPWGINPPHTHPRASEILTVLKGCLEVGFVTSNPDNRLITKILQKGDVFVFPIGLIHFQRNVRPGSAIALAALSSQNPGVITIANAVFGSKPDISSDILAKAFQTDEAIVKDIQSKF, translated from the exons ATGGCCATTCCCATTTTCGTTTCTGGTCTCCTAGTTTTATGTTTTAGTATCATTGCTATTGCATCAGATCCTAGTCCTCTTCAGGATTTCTGTGTTGCAGACGCCAACAGTACAG TTCTATTGAATGGTCTGGCCTGCAAGGATCCCAAGCTGGCTCAGGCCAGTGATTTCTCTTTCAGTGGTCTTCAAATGGCAGGCAACACATCAAACGCGGTTGGATCTAGGGTAACTCCTGTTACAGTAACCCAGCTTCCAGGACTTAACACTCTTGGCATCTCATTTGCCCGGGTAGACTATGCACCTTGGGGTATCAACCCTCCCCACACGCACCCTCGGGCCTCTGAAATCTTAACTGTCCTGAAAGGTTGCCTTGAAGTCGGGTTTGTCACCTCCAACCCTGACAACCGTCTCATTACGAAGATACTTCAAAAGGGTGATGTTTTTGTCTTCCCCATTGGCCTCATCCACTTCCAAAGAAACGTGAGACCTGGCAGTGCTATTGCCCTAGCTGCTCTGAGCAGCCAGAATCCTGGAGTCATCACAATTGCTAATGCAGTGTTTGGATCAAAACCTGATATTTCGAGTGACATTCTTGCAAAAGCTTTCCAGACAGATGAGGCCATTGTGAAAGACATCCAATCAAAGTTTTAG
- the LOC100259518 gene encoding putative germin-like protein 2-1, translating into MATHIFFSGLLALCFTIAIATDNSPLQDFCIADSTSPVILNGLACKDPKLAQANDFSFSGLHIAGNTSNAVGSRVTPVTVAQLSGLNTLGISFARVDYAPGGINPPHLHPRASEILTVLKGCLEVGFVTSNPDNRLITKVLQKGDVFVFPVGLIHFQRNAGQHNAVALAALSSQNPGVITIANAVFGSNPAISSDILAKAFQTDNKIVNDIQSKF; encoded by the exons ATGGCCACTCACATTTTCTTTTCAGGCCTCCTAGCTTTATGTTTTACTATCGCTATTGCAACCGATAATAGTCCTCTTCAAGATTTCTGTATCGCAGACTCCACTAGTCCAG TGATATTGAATGGTCTGGCCTGCAAGGATCCCAAGCTGGCTCAGGCCAATGATTTCTCCTTCAGTGGCCTTCACATAGCAGGTAACACATCCAACGCTGTTGGGTCCAGGGTGACTCCTGTTACAGTAGCCCAGCTATCAGGACTCAACACTCTTGGCATCTCATTTGCCCGCGTGGACTATGCACCTGGGGGTATTAACCCTCCCCACTTGCACCCTCGAGCCTCAGAAATTTTAACTGTTCTGAAAGGTTGCCTTGAAGTCGGGTTTGTCACGTCCAACCCTGATAACCGTCTCATTACAAAGGTACTTCAAAAGGGTGATGTTTTTGTCTTCCCTGTGGGTCTTATCCACTTCCAAAGAAATGCAGGACAACACAATGCAGTTGCCCTAGCTGCTCTCAGCAGCCAAAATCCTGGTGTCATCACAATCGCCAATGCAGTGTTTGGATCTAATCCAGCTATTTCAAGTGACATTCTTGCCAAGGCTTTCCAGACAGACAATAAAATTGTGAATGACATCCAATCAAAGTTCTAG